From Thermomonas sp. XSG, one genomic window encodes:
- a CDS encoding DUF2892 domain-containing protein has product MKTNVGGVDKWLRIAVGLLLIVWAATGGPVWAWIGVVPLATGLFNFCPLYALLGFNTCKR; this is encoded by the coding sequence ATGAAGACCAACGTCGGTGGTGTCGACAAGTGGCTGCGCATCGCAGTGGGGTTGTTGCTGATCGTATGGGCGGCCACGGGAGGCCCGGTATGGGCGTGGATCGGCGTGGTGCCACTGGCAACCGGCCTGTTTAACTTCTGCCCGCTGTACGCCTTGCTCGGCTTCAACACCTGCAAGCGCTGA
- a CDS encoding protein disulfide oxidoreductase, translating into MNTPPERRWPARLRSLAINLLLLLALIAALDWYRAPDARAVAATRLATTQDAPVDFQAQRQPTVLYVWAEWCGYCRHTSPAIERLHRSGHRVVSVAMQSGNDAQVHATLRRHGLTFPVVNDPDGAISQALGVGVTPTIAIVSDGRMRLATSGWTSEYGLRLRLWLAR; encoded by the coding sequence ATGAACACCCCACCCGAACGCCGCTGGCCCGCGCGCTTGCGCAGCCTGGCCATCAACCTGCTGTTGCTGCTGGCGCTGATTGCCGCGCTGGACTGGTATCGCGCACCGGATGCGCGCGCGGTGGCAGCGACCCGCCTCGCCACCACCCAGGACGCGCCGGTGGACTTCCAGGCGCAGCGCCAACCGACCGTGCTCTACGTGTGGGCGGAATGGTGCGGCTACTGCCGGCACACCTCGCCGGCCATCGAACGCCTGCACCGCAGCGGCCACCGCGTGGTGTCGGTGGCCATGCAGTCCGGCAACGATGCGCAGGTGCACGCCACCCTGCGCCGGCACGGGCTCACCTTCCCGGTGGTCAACGATCCCGATGGCGCGATCAGCCAGGCACTGGGCGTGGGCGTCACCCCGACCATCGCGATCGTCTCCGACGGCCGCATGCGCCTGGCCACCAGCGGCTGGACCAGCGAGTACGGGCTGCGCCTGCGGCTGTGGCTGGCGCGGTAA
- the pyrC gene encoding dihydroorotase produces MSPLAHHVSAPAQVPDGTTLTLARPDDWHLHLRDGVLLEAVLPHTAAQFRRAIVMPNLRPPVTTTALAAAYRERILAARPAGSDFEPLMSLYLTDNTPAGEIRAARASGFVHAVKLYPAGATTNSDSGVTDLRHAHAALEAMQETGMVLAIHGEVTDRDVDVFDREKVFIEDILIPLRRDFPGLRVVLEHITTRDAADYVRDAGGEIAATITAHHLLYNRNAIFAGGLRPHYYCLPVLKREVHRRALLEAATGGNPRFFLGTDSAPHARGDKEADCGCAGCYTGLHALELYATAFEAAGRLDRLEGFASHFGADFYRLPRNQGTVTLRKQEWVIPAELPYGERTLVPLAQGETLGWRLVG; encoded by the coding sequence ATGTCCCCGCTTGCCCACCACGTGTCCGCGCCCGCGCAGGTGCCGGACGGCACCACGCTGACGCTTGCCCGGCCCGACGACTGGCACCTGCACCTGCGCGACGGCGTGCTGCTGGAGGCGGTGCTGCCGCACACGGCGGCGCAGTTCCGGCGCGCCATCGTGATGCCCAACCTGCGGCCGCCGGTGACCACCACCGCGCTGGCGGCGGCATACCGGGAGCGGATCCTGGCGGCGCGGCCGGCTGGCTCGGACTTCGAGCCGCTGATGTCGCTGTACCTCACCGACAACACGCCGGCCGGGGAGATCCGCGCGGCCAGGGCCAGCGGCTTCGTGCACGCGGTGAAGCTGTACCCGGCGGGGGCGACCACCAATTCCGATTCCGGCGTCACCGACCTCAGGCACGCCCATGCGGCGCTGGAGGCCATGCAGGAAACGGGCATGGTGCTGGCCATCCACGGCGAGGTGACCGACCGCGACGTCGACGTGTTCGACCGCGAGAAGGTGTTCATCGAAGACATCCTCATCCCCCTGCGCCGCGACTTCCCGGGCCTGCGCGTGGTGCTGGAGCACATCACCACCCGGGACGCGGCGGACTACGTGCGGGACGCCGGGGGCGAGATCGCCGCGACCATCACCGCGCACCACCTGCTGTACAACCGCAACGCGATCTTCGCCGGCGGCCTGCGCCCGCACTACTACTGCCTGCCGGTGCTGAAGCGCGAGGTCCACCGCCGGGCGCTGCTGGAGGCCGCCACCGGCGGCAACCCGCGCTTCTTCCTGGGCACGGACTCGGCGCCGCACGCGCGCGGCGACAAGGAAGCCGACTGCGGCTGCGCCGGCTGCTACACCGGCCTGCACGCGCTGGAGCTGTACGCCACCGCGTTCGAGGCCGCGGGCCGGCTGGACCGGCTGGAGGGCTTCGCCAGCCACTTCGGCGCCGACTTCTACCGGCTGCCGCGCAACCAAGGCACGGTGACGCTGCGCAAGCAGGAATGGGTCATCCCGGCCGAACTGCCCTACGGCGAGCGCACCCTGGTGCCGCTGGCGCAGGGCGAAACGCTGGGCTGGCGCCTGGTCGGATAA
- a CDS encoding sensor domain-containing diguanylate cyclase, translated as MPAHATPPGHLLQLLPEAVVQTDALWEITYLNPAWARLTGHAVAAALGQSLLDFVHADDVGTLRAGMPVFRLRFADADYRWVRLQLHPETDAAGRVISRQGVLIEVTEVTEQILVEVRQRFLRLLETIDGVVWEAEHGIGNTFLSPQVERLFGYSVEEWRADPGFWRAHVHPDDLPEALAIDDAAYNATHSYAYEMSYRLIAKSGKVVWVRDLCRAVVEPGRPNRMIGLMIDVTRQKQTELELLRSDDRYALATRGSNDGIWDWDLRTDVLHVSERFHEILGLEDTPPVHDGGWRFLQQRIDPDDRGRVQSAYCRHLAGESPNFSVDFRAFHGSGRLVWVNWRGVAQFEDGVAVRMAGSLSDLAERGSSYDALTNLPGRPLFRERLAHAIAVYRSMAAKGEKAPAQAGAMSFAVLLLDLNRFKAVNDSLGHHGGDQLLQQVARRLESCVRTGDLVARMGGDEFNVLLEAIEPAEALERAREIAAALGVPYEIGGHTVTSGASIGLVTSVPGLATVDDYLRAADAAMYAAKSRSSGVCVFPADGSAETPPG; from the coding sequence ATGCCCGCCCACGCCACGCCGCCCGGCCACCTGCTGCAGCTGCTGCCCGAGGCGGTGGTGCAGACCGACGCGCTTTGGGAGATCACCTATCTGAATCCGGCCTGGGCGAGGCTGACCGGGCATGCGGTGGCGGCGGCGCTTGGCCAGTCCCTGCTGGACTTCGTGCATGCCGACGACGTCGGCACCTTGCGCGCGGGCATGCCGGTGTTCCGCCTGCGTTTCGCCGATGCGGACTATCGCTGGGTGCGCCTGCAGCTGCATCCGGAAACGGATGCGGCGGGCAGGGTGATCAGCCGCCAGGGCGTGCTGATCGAGGTCACCGAGGTCACCGAGCAGATCCTGGTGGAAGTGCGCCAGCGTTTCCTGCGCCTGCTGGAAACCATCGACGGGGTGGTCTGGGAGGCCGAGCATGGCATCGGCAATACCTTCCTCAGCCCGCAGGTGGAGCGGCTGTTCGGCTACAGCGTGGAGGAGTGGCGCGCCGATCCGGGGTTCTGGCGGGCGCATGTGCATCCCGACGATCTGCCGGAGGCGCTGGCGATCGACGATGCCGCCTACAACGCCACCCACAGCTATGCCTATGAAATGAGTTACCGGCTGATCGCCAAGTCCGGCAAGGTGGTGTGGGTGCGCGATCTGTGCCGCGCCGTGGTCGAACCCGGGCGACCGAACCGCATGATCGGCCTGATGATCGACGTGACCCGGCAGAAGCAGACGGAACTGGAGCTGCTGCGCTCCGACGACCGCTATGCGCTGGCTACCCGCGGTTCCAACGACGGGATCTGGGACTGGGACCTGCGCACGGATGTGCTGCACGTGTCCGAGCGCTTCCACGAAATCCTCGGGCTGGAGGACACGCCGCCTGTGCATGACGGTGGCTGGCGCTTCCTGCAGCAGCGCATCGATCCCGATGACCGCGGGCGCGTGCAGTCGGCCTATTGCCGGCACCTGGCGGGGGAGAGCCCCAACTTTTCGGTGGATTTCCGCGCCTTCCACGGCTCGGGCCGGCTGGTGTGGGTCAACTGGCGCGGCGTCGCGCAGTTCGAGGATGGCGTTGCCGTGCGCATGGCCGGCTCGTTGAGCGACCTGGCCGAGCGCGGCAGTTCCTACGATGCGCTGACCAATCTGCCGGGCCGGCCCCTCTTCCGCGAACGCCTGGCGCATGCGATCGCGGTGTACCGCAGCATGGCGGCAAAAGGCGAAAAGGCGCCTGCACAGGCTGGCGCCATGAGTTTCGCCGTGCTGCTGCTGGACCTCAACCGGTTCAAGGCCGTCAATGACAGCCTTGGGCATCATGGCGGCGACCAGCTGTTGCAGCAGGTGGCGCGCCGGCTAGAGTCCTGCGTGCGCACCGGCGATCTGGTCGCACGCATGGGGGGCGATGAGTTCAATGTGCTGCTGGAAGCCATCGAGCCTGCCGAAGCGCTTGAGCGCGCCCGCGAGATTGCAGCCGCGCTTGGTGTGCCCTACGAAATCGGCGGACACACCGTGACCAGCGGCGCAAGCATCGGGCTGGTGACAAGCGTGCCCGGCCTCGCCACCGTCGACGACTACCTGCGCGCCGCGGACGCCGCCATGTATGCGGCCAAGAGCCGGTCATCGGGCGTGTGCGTTTTTCCGGCGGACGGAAGCGCGGAGACGCCGCCGGGCTGA
- a CDS encoding amino acid permease C-terminal domain-containing protein, whose protein sequence is MLNLATLTWVRFAVWLMLGVIVYFAYGRRHARVAMRSTSGWKSRFPAD, encoded by the coding sequence ATGCTCAACCTGGCCACCCTGACATGGGTGCGGTTTGCGGTCTGGCTGATGCTGGGCGTGATTGTGTACTTCGCCTATGGGCGCCGGCATGCGCGGGTGGCCATGCGCAGCACAAGCGGCTGGAAAAGCCGATTTCCCGCTGATTGA
- a CDS encoding cation-translocating P-type ATPase yields MSGLTSAEAAARLARNGPNVLPEPGRKGGLALAGQVLREPMLLLLLAASLVYMLLGDPGEAALLVASVGLVIGLTLYQEYKSERALQALRDLGSPRARVLRDGAAKVVASQELVVGDVLLLEEGDRVAADARVLEAADLHVDESLLTGESVAVARQAGGEGDAGIVHASTLVVRGRGTAEVVAVGVETAVGRIGRSLQSIVTERSPLQREMRRIVAIFAVISAVTCGLVVVLYGLLRGNWLEGVLAGITLAMANIPEEFPVVLSVFLALGGWRMARHNALVRRAPAIEALGAIGILCTDKTGTLTENRMAVAELDATDATQALETGRLACPPLSHDPMDRALVDAAAQQQMPAEPSGWQRLRDYPLSSQRPAFIQTWRTDAGELFIAGKGAPETIAAMCAGSAPTQAELEQRLTAMTQRGLRVLAVAAGRVPDAASTPLPEDPTTFALDWLGLVGFADPLRAAVPDAVAEARAAGVRVIMMTGDHAGTARAIAQQAGIDTDAGVVRGDALDGCDDVTLADRLAFSSVFARVRPEHKLRLVEALKARGGVVAMTGDGVNDAPALMAAHVGIAMGGRGTDVAREAASIVLLDDNFVSVVRAIRMGRTIYENIARAARYILAVHVPITGMALLPLLTGSAPMLMPLHVVMLELIIDPACSVVLEREPPPDDIMQRPPRPADHPLLDRATLFASLGQGLVMFLAVALTYLLGVRAGLADAQLAALSFTAIVTGNLFLILLHRSGGSIWRALRTPNAAFWIVAVAASGVLALAILHPAVAGLFDFVRPPAPLLAVAVALPLLAIIALDLLRRLRRTGGRPERAAGA; encoded by the coding sequence ATGTCCGGACTGACCTCTGCCGAAGCCGCGGCGCGGCTGGCGCGCAACGGCCCCAACGTGTTGCCCGAGCCGGGCCGGAAGGGCGGCCTGGCGCTTGCCGGGCAGGTGCTGCGCGAACCCATGCTGTTGCTGCTGCTGGCGGCGTCGCTGGTGTACATGCTGCTGGGCGATCCCGGGGAGGCCGCCCTGCTGGTGGCATCGGTGGGGCTGGTGATCGGCCTGACGCTGTACCAGGAATACAAGTCCGAGCGGGCGCTGCAGGCGCTGCGCGACCTCGGCAGCCCGCGGGCGCGGGTCCTGCGCGATGGCGCGGCCAAGGTGGTGGCTTCGCAGGAGCTGGTGGTGGGCGACGTGCTGCTGCTGGAGGAAGGCGACCGCGTGGCCGCCGACGCGCGCGTGCTGGAGGCCGCCGACCTGCACGTGGACGAATCCCTGCTCACCGGCGAATCGGTGGCTGTAGCCCGGCAGGCCGGAGGCGAAGGCGACGCCGGCATCGTCCACGCCAGCACCCTGGTGGTGCGCGGACGCGGCACGGCCGAGGTGGTCGCGGTGGGCGTGGAGACGGCGGTCGGGCGCATCGGTCGCTCGCTGCAGTCGATCGTCACCGAACGCTCCCCTCTGCAGCGCGAGATGCGCCGGATCGTGGCGATCTTCGCCGTCATCAGCGCGGTCACCTGCGGGCTGGTGGTGGTCCTGTACGGCCTGCTCCGGGGAAATTGGCTGGAAGGCGTGCTGGCCGGGATCACGCTGGCGATGGCCAACATCCCCGAGGAATTCCCGGTGGTGCTCAGCGTGTTCCTGGCGCTGGGCGGATGGCGGATGGCCCGGCACAACGCGCTGGTCCGGCGCGCGCCGGCGATCGAGGCGCTGGGCGCGATCGGTATCCTCTGCACCGACAAGACCGGCACGCTCACGGAAAACCGGATGGCGGTGGCCGAACTGGACGCGACGGATGCCACCCAAGCTCTGGAGACGGGACGCCTGGCCTGCCCGCCGCTGTCGCATGACCCGATGGACCGTGCGCTGGTGGACGCGGCGGCGCAGCAGCAGATGCCAGCGGAACCCTCGGGCTGGCAGCGCCTGCGCGACTATCCGCTGAGCAGCCAGCGCCCGGCCTTCATCCAGACCTGGCGCACGGACGCGGGGGAGCTCTTCATCGCCGGCAAGGGCGCGCCGGAAACCATCGCGGCGATGTGCGCGGGCTCGGCGCCGACGCAGGCGGAACTGGAACAGCGCCTGACCGCGATGACGCAGCGTGGCCTGCGCGTGCTCGCGGTCGCCGCGGGGCGCGTGCCCGATGCGGCCAGCACGCCGCTGCCGGAGGACCCGACCACGTTCGCGCTGGACTGGCTGGGCCTGGTCGGTTTCGCCGACCCGCTGCGCGCCGCCGTCCCCGACGCCGTGGCCGAGGCGCGCGCGGCCGGCGTGCGCGTGATCATGATGACCGGCGACCATGCCGGCACCGCCCGCGCGATCGCGCAGCAGGCGGGCATCGACACCGACGCGGGCGTGGTGCGCGGCGACGCGCTGGACGGCTGCGACGACGTCACCCTGGCCGACCGCCTCGCCTTCTCCAGCGTGTTCGCGCGGGTGCGGCCGGAACACAAGCTGCGGCTGGTGGAAGCGCTGAAGGCACGCGGCGGCGTGGTGGCGATGACCGGCGACGGCGTCAACGATGCGCCCGCGCTGATGGCGGCGCACGTCGGCATCGCGATGGGCGGCCGCGGCACCGACGTGGCCCGCGAAGCGGCGTCCATCGTGCTGCTGGACGACAACTTCGTCAGCGTGGTCCGCGCCATCCGGATGGGCCGCACCATCTACGAGAACATCGCCCGGGCCGCGCGCTACATCCTGGCGGTGCACGTGCCGATCACCGGCATGGCGCTGTTGCCGCTGCTCACCGGCTCCGCGCCGATGCTGATGCCCCTGCACGTGGTGATGCTGGAACTGATCATCGACCCGGCGTGCTCGGTCGTGCTGGAGCGCGAGCCGCCGCCCGACGACATCATGCAGCGTCCGCCGCGCCCCGCCGACCACCCGCTGCTGGACCGGGCCACCCTCTTCGCCTCGCTCGGGCAGGGGCTGGTGATGTTCCTGGCGGTCGCCCTGACCTACCTGTTGGGCGTCCGCGCGGGATTGGCGGATGCGCAGCTGGCGGCGCTGTCGTTCACTGCGATAGTGACCGGCAACCTGTTCCTGATCCTGCTGCACCGCTCGGGCGGCTCGATCTGGCGGGCACTGCGCACGCCCAACGCCGCGTTCTGGATCGTGGCGGTTGCCGCCAGCGGCGTGCTGGCGCTGGCGATCCTGCATCCGGCGGTGGCCGGCCTGTTCGACTTCGTGCGGCCACCGGCACCGCTGCTGGCGGTCGCGGTGGCGCTGCCGCTGCTCGCGATCATCGCGCTGGACCTGCTGCGCCGGCTACGGAGGACGGGAGGCCGACCGGAGCGCGCTGCCGGCGCCTGA
- a CDS encoding sensor domain-containing diguanylate cyclase — protein MDRIPTLSSGTLIGTLAESLENARSLEELVRPLLELLEATTGLESTYMTTIDEQAGVQHILFARNSDRLQIPEGLSVPWNDTLCKRALEEGRNYTDDVEGCWGDSDAARTLGIATYASVPIHGAEGALYGTLCAASGQRQPLQDGAERVMRLFAHLISQQVEREALLNRLKATNAQLHLNAMTDVVTGLANRRALMEELQRRLQLRKRTGTEVLIAFIDLDGFKRINDVHGHDAGDRFLAAIGRALASCMRADDFCGRLAGDEFVVIGTVCSASDTCQQALEVRLRAACSGQFELGSASIAYSGPSIGVIRAGEGDAETELARADQAMYQDKRKRRGAAS, from the coding sequence ATGGATCGCATCCCGACGCTGTCGTCAGGCACCCTCATCGGAACGCTTGCGGAGTCGCTGGAGAACGCCAGGTCGCTGGAGGAGCTGGTCAGGCCGCTGCTGGAACTGCTGGAAGCGACCACCGGCCTGGAATCGACCTACATGACCACCATCGACGAACAGGCCGGCGTCCAGCACATCCTGTTCGCCCGCAATTCGGACCGCCTGCAGATTCCGGAAGGGCTGTCGGTGCCCTGGAACGACACCCTGTGCAAGCGCGCGCTCGAGGAGGGCCGCAACTACACGGACGACGTGGAAGGTTGCTGGGGCGATTCCGATGCCGCGCGCACGCTGGGCATCGCCACCTACGCCAGCGTGCCCATCCATGGCGCCGAAGGCGCCCTCTACGGCACCCTGTGCGCTGCCAGCGGGCAGCGCCAGCCGCTCCAGGACGGCGCCGAACGGGTCATGCGCCTGTTCGCCCACCTGATCAGCCAGCAGGTCGAGCGCGAGGCCCTGCTCAACCGCCTCAAGGCCACCAACGCGCAGCTGCATCTGAATGCGATGACGGACGTGGTGACCGGCCTCGCCAACCGCCGCGCGCTGATGGAGGAGTTGCAGCGGCGCCTGCAGCTGCGCAAGCGCACCGGCACCGAGGTGCTGATCGCCTTCATCGATCTCGACGGCTTCAAGCGGATCAACGACGTGCACGGCCACGACGCCGGCGACCGTTTCCTCGCGGCCATCGGCCGCGCCCTGGCCAGCTGCATGCGCGCCGACGATTTCTGCGGGCGCCTGGCGGGCGATGAATTCGTGGTGATCGGCACGGTCTGCTCGGCCTCGGACACCTGCCAGCAGGCCCTGGAAGTGCGGCTGCGCGCGGCCTGCAGCGGGCAGTTCGAGCTGGGCAGCGCCAGCATCGCCTACAGCGGCCCCAGCATCGGCGTGATCCGCGCTGGCGAAGGCGATGCGGAAACGGAGCTGGCCCGCGCGGACCAGGCGATGTACCAGGACAAGCGCAAACGGCGCGGCGCTGCTTCTTAG
- a CDS encoding EAL domain-containing protein, translating into MTTHASRPAPLTVPFGDPLALGAMLEALLQSPSLPALAEGIAHALAEAGAAPATVAWWMADGTSGTVPAGLAPAADAALLAILQAGGDPVAAGADGGRGVRLLARDATGGIALLLPAHADAALLDRACALLAPVADAVLERRHLTGSLQALARSEQLQAALFQIADMASSGMDLNAMLRELHAIVGRFMYAENFYIALYEESSDALRFIYLVDTVDPVIRNANEFISMSVMERGLTWYCIRDRRPLMGALDQLRAQVSGPMRDIGEECFDWLGVPILVGEAVRGVLVVQSYIERPRYTTSDQALLSYVGSHILNAVDRKLQQEELERRVAERTQALTLEVQERQRSERIQEALYRIAELSHTATDPDGFYHAVHGIVGQFLDARNFYIALLSADGEWLHFPYYVDETGGTAESRRVGRGISEYVIRQGKPLLVDMADPAIRAQFEALQASGELDVIGQQSMAWLGVPLVAGERVLGLLAVQNYTSGHCYSASERDLLTFISYQIASGLERQRAAAELKDANAELEQRVEARTAELSEQIRVREDVERQLKYQVLHDSLTGLPNRAYLRDQLQRALAHGQREQGYGFAVLFMDLDRFKVINDSVGHLVGDALLQEVAARFSRCVRSGRDMVARLGGDEFAILMEVNGPDAALRMGQRIVKAMEAPVRVQGKELYSSVSVGIALSAPHYTQPEELLRDADIAMYRAKAGGRDRIEVFDEALHARALQLLEVESDLRRAMERCELVPWFQPIVRLSDGGVVGYEALARWHHPQRGVLAPAAFLPVAEGNGSLEALDWAVFTRTLELLPSLLRPEQYVNVNFSPRHFGAPGLVARLMALLRAHRIAPSQVRIEVTEGALLENAEKIGEVFRQLADCGVMVALDDFGTGYSSLSYLHRFRMHTLKIDRSFICDLSPDDESGSTAVVRAILALSRAQRMEVVAEGIETEAQRQALLALGCELGQGYLFARPAPLGAGPADR; encoded by the coding sequence CCCAGCGCCGCTGACCGTTCCGTTCGGCGACCCGCTGGCGCTAGGGGCGATGCTGGAAGCACTGCTGCAATCTCCTTCGCTGCCTGCGCTGGCGGAAGGGATTGCCCACGCGCTGGCCGAGGCCGGCGCGGCGCCGGCGACGGTGGCGTGGTGGATGGCGGATGGCACCAGCGGCACCGTGCCGGCCGGGCTGGCGCCGGCCGCGGATGCAGCGCTGCTGGCGATCCTGCAGGCCGGTGGCGACCCGGTTGCCGCCGGCGCCGATGGCGGTCGGGGCGTGCGGTTGCTGGCGCGCGATGCCACCGGCGGCATCGCGCTCCTGCTGCCCGCCCATGCGGACGCGGCGTTGCTGGACCGCGCCTGCGCGCTGCTGGCGCCGGTGGCGGATGCGGTGCTGGAGCGCCGCCACCTCACCGGCTCGCTGCAGGCGCTGGCGCGATCCGAGCAGCTGCAGGCGGCGCTGTTCCAGATTGCCGACATGGCCAGCTCCGGCATGGACCTGAACGCGATGCTGCGAGAACTGCATGCCATCGTCGGGAGGTTCATGTATGCCGAGAACTTCTACATCGCCCTGTACGAAGAGAGCAGCGACGCGCTGCGCTTCATCTACCTGGTCGATACCGTCGATCCGGTCATCCGCAACGCCAACGAATTCATCTCGATGTCGGTGATGGAGCGCGGCCTGACCTGGTACTGCATCCGCGACCGGCGCCCGCTGATGGGCGCGCTGGACCAATTGCGCGCGCAGGTGTCCGGGCCGATGCGCGACATCGGCGAGGAATGCTTCGACTGGCTGGGCGTGCCGATCCTGGTGGGCGAGGCGGTGCGCGGCGTGCTGGTGGTGCAGAGCTACATCGAGCGGCCCCGTTACACCACCTCCGACCAGGCGCTGCTGTCCTACGTTGGCAGCCACATCCTCAATGCCGTGGACCGCAAGCTGCAGCAGGAGGAGTTGGAGCGGCGGGTGGCCGAGCGTACCCAGGCGCTCACCCTGGAGGTACAGGAGCGGCAGCGTTCGGAGCGCATCCAGGAGGCGCTGTACCGGATCGCCGAGCTGTCGCATACCGCCACCGACCCCGACGGGTTCTATCACGCGGTGCACGGGATCGTCGGGCAGTTCCTGGACGCGCGCAATTTCTACATCGCGCTGCTCTCGGCCGACGGCGAGTGGCTGCACTTCCCGTACTACGTGGACGAAACCGGCGGCACCGCGGAAAGCCGGCGGGTGGGCCGCGGCATCAGCGAGTACGTGATCCGCCAGGGCAAGCCGCTGTTGGTGGACATGGCGGACCCGGCGATCCGGGCGCAGTTCGAGGCGCTGCAGGCGTCCGGCGAACTGGACGTGATCGGGCAGCAGTCGATGGCGTGGCTGGGCGTGCCGCTGGTGGCGGGCGAACGCGTGCTGGGCCTGCTGGCGGTGCAGAACTACACCAGCGGCCACTGCTACAGCGCCAGCGAACGCGATCTGCTCACCTTCATCAGCTACCAGATCGCCAGCGGCCTGGAACGCCAGCGCGCCGCCGCGGAGCTGAAGGATGCCAACGCCGAACTGGAGCAGCGGGTGGAGGCGCGCACCGCCGAGCTGTCGGAGCAGATCCGCGTGCGCGAGGACGTGGAGCGCCAGCTCAAGTACCAGGTGCTGCACGATTCGCTCACCGGCCTGCCCAACCGCGCCTACCTGCGCGACCAGCTCCAGCGCGCGCTGGCGCACGGGCAGCGCGAGCAGGGCTACGGCTTCGCGGTCCTGTTCATGGACCTGGACCGGTTCAAGGTCATCAACGATTCGGTGGGGCACCTGGTCGGCGACGCGCTGCTGCAGGAAGTGGCGGCGCGCTTTTCGCGCTGCGTGCGCAGCGGCCGCGACATGGTGGCGCGGTTGGGCGGCGACGAGTTCGCGATCCTGATGGAGGTGAACGGGCCCGACGCGGCGCTGCGCATGGGCCAACGCATCGTGAAGGCGATGGAGGCGCCGGTGCGGGTGCAGGGCAAGGAGCTGTACAGCAGCGTGAGCGTCGGCATCGCCCTGAGCGCGCCGCACTACACCCAGCCGGAAGAGCTGCTGCGCGATGCCGATATCGCGATGTACCGCGCCAAGGCCGGCGGGCGCGACCGCATCGAAGTCTTCGACGAGGCGCTGCATGCGCGCGCGCTGCAGCTGCTGGAGGTGGAAAGCGACCTGCGGCGGGCGATGGAGCGCTGCGAACTGGTGCCGTGGTTCCAGCCCATCGTGCGGCTGTCCGACGGCGGGGTGGTGGGTTACGAGGCGCTGGCGCGCTGGCACCACCCGCAGCGCGGGGTGCTCGCGCCCGCGGCGTTCCTGCCGGTGGCCGAGGGCAACGGCAGCCTGGAGGCGCTGGACTGGGCGGTGTTCACGCGCACGCTGGAGCTGCTGCCTTCGCTGCTGCGGCCGGAGCAGTACGTGAACGTCAACTTCTCGCCGCGGCATTTCGGCGCGCCGGGCCTGGTGGCGCGGCTGATGGCCCTGCTGCGGGCGCACCGCATCGCGCCTTCGCAGGTCCGCATCGAGGTGACCGAAGGCGCGCTGCTGGAGAACGCGGAAAAGATCGGCGAGGTGTTCCGCCAGCTCGCCGACTGCGGGGTGATGGTGGCGCTGGACGATTTCGGCACCGGCTATTCCTCGCTGAGCTACCTGCACCGTTTCCGGATGCACACCCTCAAGATCGACCGTTCGTTCATCTGCGACCTGTCGCCCGACGACGAAAGCGGCAGCACCGCGGTGGTGCGGGCGATCCTGGCGCTGTCGCGGGCGCAGCGCATGGAAGTGGTGGCCGAGGGCATCGAGACGGAGGCCCAGCGCCAGGCGCTGCTGGCGTTGGGCTGCGAGCTGGGGCAGGGCTATCTGTTTGCGCGGCCGGCGCCGTTGGGGGCGGGACCGGCGGACCGGTGA